Proteins from a single region of Thunnus albacares chromosome 14, fThuAlb1.1, whole genome shotgun sequence:
- the ly6pge gene encoding lymphocyte antigen 6 family member pge produces the protein MRAVQYCLLLLLSLVLLATHSEALQCYTCMGSNNDDCNRQGSKSCPTYSDACAVVVGHDSGVMKSCSYKSFCSQANSQGYRAPGVRVHCCYSDDCNVTNFASRLQGLNYLLLLLPLLFHCFFQ, from the exons ATGAGAGCTGTCCAGTACTGTCTTCTGCTCCTGCTTTCCCTGGTCCTGCTAGCAACACACA GTGAGGCTCTGCAGTGTTATACCTGTATGGGCTCCAATAACGACGACTGCAACCGGCAAGGCTCCAAATCCTGTCCCACCTACTCTGATGCCTGCGCTGTGGTGGTGGGCCATGACA GTGGGGTGATGAAGTCATGCTCCTACAAGTCCTTCTGCAGCCAGGCCAACAGCCAGGGCTACAGAGCACCGGGTGTCAGAGTTCACTGCTGCTACAGCGATGACTGCAATGTGACAAACTTTGCCTCTCGGCTGCAGGGGCTCAACTatttgctgctgcttctgccTCTGTTGTTCCACTGCTTTTTCCAGTAG